From one Culex quinquefasciatus strain JHB chromosome 3, VPISU_Cqui_1.0_pri_paternal, whole genome shotgun sequence genomic stretch:
- the LOC6034579 gene encoding LIM/homeobox protein Awh isoform X2 — MKTEFKSCGGCSEQITDRYIFEVSGCAWHGACLRCSVCYCPLERQVSCYFKDGEVYCKTDYIKKYKAACTKCSRSISPSDWVRRARDFVFHLACFSCDTCSRQLSTGEQFAIIDDRVLCKAHYMELIDDGTTSSEDGCDVDGTGKNKTKRIRTTFTEEQIQILQANFQIDSNPDGQDLERIALATGLSKRVTQVWFQNSRARQKKHVPRGQELFNGLRSDMNNNSSSNDSPRGTPMDECAMAKASIFNHHGFINLMV; from the exons ACCGAGTTCAAATCCTGCGGCGGCTGCTCGGAGCAAATCACCGACCGGTACATCTTCGAGGTGAGCGGGTGCGCGTGGCACGGCGCCTGCCTCCGGTGCAGCGTCTGCTACTGTCCGCTCGAGCGGCAGGTTTCGTGCTACTTCAAGGACGGCGAGGTGTACTGCAAAACGGACTACATCAA AAAGTACAAAGCAGCTTGCACGAAATGTTCTCGCTCGATTTCGCCGTCGGACTGGGTTCGGAGGGCACGGGACTTTGTGTTCCATTTGGCGTGCTTTTCGTGTGACACGTGCAGTCGGCAGCTGTCCACGGGGGAACAGTTTGCGATCATCGACGACCGGGTGCTTTGTAAGGCGCACTACATGGAGCTGATTGACGACGGGACGACTTCCAGTGAGGATGGCTGTGACGTGGACGGGACTGGGAAGAACAAAACGAAGCGGATAAGGACGACCTTTACGGAGGAGCAGATACAGATTCTGCAGGCCAACTTTCAGATCGATAGCAATCCCGATGGGCAGGACCTGGAGCGGATAGCACTGGCCACCGGGCTGAGCAAACGCGTGACCCAGGTGTGGTTCCAGAACTCGAGGGCACGGCAGAAGAAGCACG TCCCGCGGGGTCAGGAGCTGTTCAACGGTCTGCGGTCGGACatgaacaacaacagcagcagcaacgacAGCCCCAGAGGAACTCCGATGGACGAGTGCGCAATGGCCAAGGCTTCGATCTTCAACCACCACGGGTTTATCAATTTGATGGTGTGA
- the LOC6034579 gene encoding LIM/homeobox protein Awh isoform X1, producing MKTEFKSCGGCSEQITDRYIFEVSGCAWHGACLRCSVCYCPLERQVSCYFKDGEVYCKTDYIKKYKAACTKCSRSISPSDWVRRARDFVFHLACFSCDTCSRQLSTGEQFAIIDDRVLCKAHYMELIDDGTTSSEDGCDVDGTGKNKTKRIRTTFTEEQIQILQANFQIDSNPDGQDLERIALATGLSKRVTQVWFQNSRARQKKHGELTSPVMMDSMAMGHVDSNRFVSFAVPRGQELFNGLRSDMNNNSSSNDSPRGTPMDECAMAKASIFNHHGFINLMV from the exons ACCGAGTTCAAATCCTGCGGCGGCTGCTCGGAGCAAATCACCGACCGGTACATCTTCGAGGTGAGCGGGTGCGCGTGGCACGGCGCCTGCCTCCGGTGCAGCGTCTGCTACTGTCCGCTCGAGCGGCAGGTTTCGTGCTACTTCAAGGACGGCGAGGTGTACTGCAAAACGGACTACATCAA AAAGTACAAAGCAGCTTGCACGAAATGTTCTCGCTCGATTTCGCCGTCGGACTGGGTTCGGAGGGCACGGGACTTTGTGTTCCATTTGGCGTGCTTTTCGTGTGACACGTGCAGTCGGCAGCTGTCCACGGGGGAACAGTTTGCGATCATCGACGACCGGGTGCTTTGTAAGGCGCACTACATGGAGCTGATTGACGACGGGACGACTTCCAGTGAGGATGGCTGTGACGTGGACGGGACTGGGAAGAACAAAACGAAGCGGATAAGGACGACCTTTACGGAGGAGCAGATACAGATTCTGCAGGCCAACTTTCAGATCGATAGCAATCCCGATGGGCAGGACCTGGAGCGGATAGCACTGGCCACCGGGCTGAGCAAACGCGTGACCCAGGTGTGGTTCCAGAACTCGAGGGCACGGCAGAAGAAGCACGGTGAGCTAACCTCCCCAGTCATGATGGACTCCATGGCCATGGGACATGTCGATTCTAACCGCTTTGTGTCGTTTGCAGTCCCGCGGGGTCAGGAGCTGTTCAACGGTCTGCGGTCGGACatgaacaacaacagcagcagcaacgacAGCCCCAGAGGAACTCCGATGGACGAGTGCGCAATGGCCAAGGCTTCGATCTTCAACCACCACGGGTTTATCAATTTGATGGTGTGA
- the LOC6034578 gene encoding integrin alpha-PS3: MTHPRPVLLVLGVLAVVPLLSAYNVSPVPNVVFNGTKVGSYFGYAIHLKKDRLFVGAPRAESSLQKQRKIAEPGAVFRCNVIDGSCVQYDQLDKGGRDMHMNKSGQYFGASLDGIVDREELVSCAPRFVYEDYDGREISERAMTGICYARMNNSTVTLKEAFDSRKTKSIFDYSSEGFSVHMVQGVEKGLKIMTGLPLHDFSGVVIIYTGTFGAVLHSVQETPGGYFGYSVNSMVVQNKTVYVASAPRSNGSPGKVFIFETKVANTKQLDAHNKVVLVGDEIRDYFGYSLCTEDINGDGLPDVLVGAPYYSKNSRDDHGAVFVFLNRGFALNGTLKFERQLILASNYTGSGHFGYSIASLGDINNDGFNDIAVGAPFEQHGGAVYIHHGSATGISPNPSQILKISSSNETSAMFGAALARAVDIDGNYYGDIAVGAPFADRVFLFKTYPILRPMVSMNATKSQINLRNVSAGNDTVMDEFELEICYQYEIVGNSKMDHEYDFETTLSLDTQSSVIRATTDSDLKLLRFSNKKQCIRKKITVNTSFYYVDIPIVFGLTYKFINQKTTGEQFCDSCAILEKTPNTVNFVKHSVVFGKECDTDDCRVDMKLFGELRNFNTSLVVNGTKSLELMYKITNMGDVAYATKLNVNFSQSVKILKMNGYCESTDVIMTCNINNGRALRNNTVIVVNVTLDGSTLMGDQLVITAQLSSSGKEIEDADNRHTHAIELKRFSEVDVRGLYNPSYFDIDKQDGTSVIKSKLIVENLGPSNIQNTTVSVLIPETFDNGARSCPLIEAVKSVKILNGEQEFTFSSSPTTHSSTSQSNLKPFNESTHSNLDFLRNKQEVILSCHQAYVLCRNVTFFIADFTPSPQIPLQIELELDLQPKALLKLFPDEDNTLVSLFVTVEFVNAQTEIHKSTQGSIVFYRTGSGVPMWVYVLSVLLGALILAVITHLLHKRQFFKRMTQSDMEAKLTRENSKKVAYTDGSVMMICDSTANILA; the protein is encoded by the exons ATGACTCATCCGCGGCCGGTTTTACTCGTGCTAGGTGTGCTTGCCGTAGTGCCGTTACTAAGTGCATACAATGTGTCTCCGGTGCCGAATGTTGTGTTTAATGGGACCAAGGTCGGTTCTTACTTTGGTTACGCGATACATTTGAAGAAGGACAGACTGTTTGTTGGAGCTCCACGGGCGGAGTCGAGCCTGCAGAAGCAGCGCAAGATCGCGGAACCTGGAGCGGTGTTCAGGTGCAATGTGATCGATGGAAGCTGTGTTCAGTACGATCAGTTGGATAAGGGAGGGCGGGACATGCACATGAACAAGTCCGGGCAGTACTTTGGGGCCAGCTTGGACGGAATAGTGGACAGGGAAGAACTGGTTAGTTGTGCGCCGCGGTTTGTTTACGAAGACTATGATGGAAGGGAAATTTCAGAACGAGCAATGACTGGGATCTGTTACGCTAGAATGAATAATTCAACGGTAACGTTGAAGGAAGCTTTTGATTCGCGGAAAA CGAAATCTATCTTCGATTATTCATCGGAGGGATTCTCCGTTCACATGGTACAGGGAGTCGAAAAAGGTTTGAAGATCATGACCGGGTTACCGTTGCACGACTTTTCTGGTGTTGTTATTATTTACACCGGAACGTTCGGAGCCGTTCTACACTCGGTGCAGGAAACGCCCGGAGGATACTTCGGGTACAGTGTAAATTCCATGGTGGTACAAAACAAGACCGTCTATGTGGCTAGCGCTCCAAGATCCAACGGAAGCCCAGGGaaagttttcatatttgaaACCAAAGTGGCGAATACGAAACAGCTCGATGCTCACAATAAGGTGGTTCTAGTAGGAGATGAAATCAGAGATTACTTTGGGTACTCGCTGTGCACCGAGGATATCAACGGCGATGGACTGCCGGATGTGCTTGTGGGAGCGCCGTACTATTCAAAGAACTCTCGCGATGACCATGGTGCGGTGTTTGTGTTCCTCAACCGAGGGTTCGCCTTGAACGGAACTCTGAAGTTTGAACGACAGTTGATACTGGCTTCAAATTATACCGGAAGTGGACACTTTGGATATTCGATTGCGTCCCTGGGAGACATCAACAATGACGGATTCAATG ATATTGCTGTTGGAGCTCCTTTTGAGCAGCACGGTGGAGCAGTCTACATCCATCATGGCAGTGCCACCGGAATCTCTCCAAATCCATCACAAATCTTAAAGATCTCTAGCTCAAACGAAACAAGTGCAATGTTTGGAGCGGCGCTCGCCAGAGCTGTAGATATTGATGGCAATTACTACGGAGACATCGCCGTTGGAGCACCCTTTGCGGATCGGGTTTTTCTGTTCAAAACGTATCCGATTCTTCGTCCGATGGTCAGCATGAACGCGACCAAAAGCCAGATTAATCTGAGGAATGTGAGCGCTGGTAACGATACAGTGATGGACGAATTCGAGCTTGAGATCTGCTACCAATATGAGATTGTTGGGAACAGTAAAATGGATCATGAATATG attttgaaaCAACTCTGTCGTTAGACACTCAAAGTTCAGTTATCCGTGCAACCACTGATAGCGATCTTAAGCTGTTACGATTCTCGAATAAAAAGCAGTGCATTCGCAAGAAAATTACGGTTAACACGTCCTTTTACTACGTGGACATTCCAATCGTATTCGGGCTGACCTACAAGTTTATCAATCAGAAAACCACTGGCGAACAGTTCTGCGATAGCTGTGCTATTCTTGAAAAAACCCCAAACACAGTCAATTTCGTGAAACATAGCGTAGTGTTCGGAAAAGAATGTGATACTGACGATTGTAGAGTTGATATGAAACTGTTTGGTGAACTGAGAAATTTCAACACTTCTTTGGTGGTGAATGGTACGAAATCTCTGGAACTAATGTATAAAATCACCAATATGGGAGATGTCGCTTACGCTACCAAACTCAACGTAAACTTTTCACAAAgtgtgaaaatcttgaaaatgaaCGGATACTGCGAATCTACGGACGTGATCATGACCTGTAACATCAACAACGGGCGAGCACTGCGGAATAACACCGTAATAGTTGTGAACGTAACACTCGATGGCTCAACTTTAATGGGTGATCAATTGGTGATCACTGCTCAATTATCAAGCAGCGGCAAGGAGATCGAGGATGCCGACAACAGACATACGCATGCGATCGAGCTGAAGCGATTCAGTGAAGTGGATGTGCGAGGACTATACAATCCGTCGTACTTCGACATTGATAAGCAAGACGGTACCAGCGTTATCAAATCGAAGCTGATTGTGGAAAATTTGGGTCCATCAAACATTCAGAACACGACGGTATCGGTGTTGATACCGGAAACGTTCGACAATGGAGCGAGATCGTGTCCTCTGATAGAGGCGGTTAAATCTGTCAAG ATCCTCAACGGAGAGCAAGAGTTCACCTTCAGCTCATCCCCCACAACCCATTCCTCAACCTCGCAAAGCAATCTCAAACCCTTCAACGAATCCACGCACTCCAACCTGGACTTTCTACGCAACAAGCAAGAAGTGATCCTCAGTTGTCACCAGGCGTACGTGCTCTGCCGAAACGTGACCTTCTTCATCGCCGATTTCACCCCCAGTCCGCAAATCCCGCTCCAGATCGAACTCGAACTTGACCTTCAGCCCAAAGCCCTGCTCAAGCTCTTCCCGGACGAGGACAACACCCTCGTATCCCTGTTCGTAACGGTCGAATTCGTCAATGCCCAAACCGAAATCCACAAATCGACGCAAGGCAGCATCGTCTTTTATCGAACCGGCTCGGGAGTTCCCATGTGGGTCTACGTGCTATCGGTGCTGCTGGGGGCGCTCATTTTGGCCGTGATTACGCATCTACTGCACAAG CGCCAGTTTTTCAAGCGTATGACGCAATCGGACATGGAGGCGAAGCTGACCAGGGAG aACTCCAAAAAGGTCGCCTACACGGACGGCAGCGTCATGATGATTTGTGACTCTACGGCAAACATTCTGGCGTGA
- the LOC119769268 gene encoding extensin-like has protein sequence MILFLVCSAALTFAVGQVESNSYSSYSAPQKPCSGGSFCGGHPNSLPFEPRYPSIRVGVSPGYPGESEGGNYESNEAPESSYGGPSKEVGPLCPQPPPPANDENQLPVSVCVQLPPKTPLKLSKSILQQIIFSLTESRQDVDPVVDPAVPEPGSLPVYTPVQVPVYSPQPTYAPPPPQAAPAPQQPIYSPQPSYPPQPPQVYAESPVYAPQPAGPVNPVEHVVYEQEPIPTTPSSIPAHLTPRYPTYESSGSTGASGQLPPYVQQQGRPGGTCQSCGSSLKPRYNQ, from the coding sequence ATGATACTGTTTCTCGTGTGTTCAGCAGCGCTGACCTTCGCGGTTGGTCAAGTGGAAAGCAACTCGTACAGCAGTTACTCTGCGCCCCAGAAGCCATGTAGTGGGGGTAGTTTCTGTGGTGGTCATCCTAATTCTCTGCCGTTTGAACCGCGATATCCATCGATTCGTGTAGGAGTGTCTCCTGGATATCCGGGAGAATCCGAGGGCGGCAACTACGAATCCAACGAAGCTCCTGAGAGTAGCTACGGTGGACCATCAAAGGAAGTTGGCCCATTGTGTCCGCAACCGCCACCACCAGCAAACGATGAGAACCAGCTTCCAGTGTCGGTTTGCGTACAACTTCCACCGAAGACTCCTCTCAAGCTGTCTAAGAGCATTTTGCAGCAGATCATATTCTCGCTGACCGAAAGCCGCCAAGACGTAGATCCCGTGGTTGATCCTGCCGTTCCGGAGCCGGGATCGCTGCCAGTGTACACGCCCGTTCAAGTACCCGTGTATTCACCCCAACCGACCtacgcaccaccaccaccacaagcTGCTCCAGCACCTCAGCAGCCAATCTACTCGCCTCAACCAAGCTACCCTCCGCAACCCCCACAAGTCTACGCTGAGTCTCCGGTCTACGCGCCTCAACCCGCCGGTCCGGTTAACCCCGTTGAGCATGTAGTCTATGAACAGGAACCGATACCAACGACCCCGTCTTCGATTCCCGCCCACCTAACGCCGCGGTATCCAACCTACGAGAGTAGCGGTTCGACCGGAGCCAGTGGACAGCTGCCGCCGTACGTTCAGCAGCAAGGCCGTCCCGGAGGAACCTGCCAAAGCTGTGGATCGTCGCTGAAGCCACGGTACAACCAGTAA